A single region of the Rhipicephalus microplus isolate Deutch F79 chromosome 10, USDA_Rmic, whole genome shotgun sequence genome encodes:
- the LOC119181365 gene encoding gamma-glutamylcyclotransferase produces MGTSSSAGKGHSPDDVLYFAYGSNMWSHRVRIRNPTAKFFDIAELEGYYVDFVDDFKSWQGAAAILKKSTERTTHGVVWTIPKRDIHNLDRQEKEYEAANVTVKLPSGDKVDCRTYFYLTSRPGKENMPSLLYKAVIVAGAIEHKLPNSYIQELVKIPDNGKTQDSNIGVDIDKLRSYVNGYLSL; encoded by the exons ATGGGTACTTCATCGTCGGCAGGGAAGGGCCATAGCCCCGACGATGTTTTGTATTTCGCCTACGGCAGCAATATGTGGTCGCATCGCGTACGCATCCGCAACCCGACGGCGAAGTTCTTCGACATCGCTGAGCTCGAG GGCTACTATGTGGACTTCGTGGATGACTTTAAAAGCTGGCAAGGCGCGGCTGCCATACTGAAGAAGAGCACGGAACGCACCACACACGGAGTCGTATGGACAATTCCGAAGCGAGACATACACAATCTCGACCG GCAGGAGAAAGAGTATGAAGCTGCTAACGTAACAGTGAAGCTGCCATCTGGGGACAAAGTGGACTGCAGGACGTACTTCTACCTCACCTCGAGGCCTGGGAAGGAAAATATGCCCTCGCTCTTGTACAAAGCCGTTATTGTAGCTGGAGCGATTGAACACAAGTTACCCAACAGCTACATACAAGAACTGGTGAAGATCCCCGACAACGGCAAGACGCAAGATAGCAACATCGGAGTGGACATTGACAAGCTCCGATCATATGTGAACGGATACTTAAGTTTATGA
- the LOC119181364 gene encoding large ribosomal subunit protein eL13: protein MAPKRNNMVPNGHFHKDWQRYVKTWFNQPMRKKRRHAHRVKRARTIAPRPVKGCLRPVVRCPGFKYNTKQRLGKGFSLEELKAAGIAKKVARTIGISVDYRRRNKSVESLQQNVQRLKEYRSKLILFPRKASKPAKGDATAEEQKLATQLRGVVMPIKKSVHREKPRVPTEEEKKYCAYVHLRQAKAKARLWGKRAKKAREAAESMEAQAPKKG from the coding sequence ATGGCTCCCAAGAGGAACAACATGGTGCCCAACGGCCACTTCCACAAGGactggcagcgctacgtgaagacGTGGTTCAACCAGCCGATGCGCAAGAAGCGCCGCCACGCACACCGCGTGAAGCGTGCTCGAACCATCGCTCCGAGGCCCGTCAAAGGTTGCCTGCGACCCGTCGTTAGGTGTCCGGGCTTCAAGTACAACACCAAGCAGCGTCTGGGCAAGGGCTTCTCCCTGGAAGAACTGAAGGCCGCGGGCATCGCCAAGAAGGTCGCGCGGACCATCGGCATTTCCGTGGACTACCGGCGCCGCAACAAGAGCGTCGAGAGCCTGCAGCAGAACGTTCAGCGGCTCAAGGAGTACCGCTCCAAGCTGATACTGTTCCCGCGCAAGGCTTCCAAGCCGGCCAAGGGCGACGCCACGGCCGAGGAACAGAAGCTGGCCACTCAGTTGCGCGGAGTCGTCATGCCCATCAAGAAGAGCGTCCACCGCGAAAAGCCCCGTGTGCCCACGGAAGAAGAGAAGAAGTACTGCGCCTACGTGCATCTGCGCCAGGCCAAGGCCAAGGCGCGTCTCTGGGGCAAGCGGGCGAAGAAGGCCCGCGAAGCGGCCGAGAGCATGGAGGCACAGGCGCCGAAGAAGGGTTAG